One genomic region from Amycolatopsis sp. FBCC-B4732 encodes:
- a CDS encoding xanthine dehydrogenase family protein subunit M, which yields MIPAPFEYVRPSTVDEAVQALASAGEDAKVLAGGQSLLPVLRMRLAAPTTLIDLGRVPELRGVREDGDALVIGAMTTHYDVQHDPLVAEHAALLKAATDTVADPQIRHRGTLGGAIAHADPAGDLLAPVLALEASLVVAGPSGRRTVPAAEFFQDLFTTALAPDELLVEVRVPKHTGWRAHYEKFNRVAQAWSMVAVAVTVRTEAGIIEEARVALTNMGSTPVRASGVEAALVGVQAAADSIRAAASHAAEGTNPPVDGNADVEYRRHLAKVLTGRAIAAAAGA from the coding sequence GTGATCCCGGCTCCCTTCGAGTACGTCCGACCGTCCACAGTGGACGAAGCGGTGCAGGCGCTGGCGTCGGCGGGCGAGGACGCCAAGGTGCTGGCGGGCGGGCAGAGCCTGCTCCCGGTGCTGCGGATGCGGCTCGCCGCGCCGACGACGCTGATCGACCTCGGGCGCGTCCCGGAGCTGCGCGGCGTGCGCGAGGACGGCGACGCGCTGGTGATCGGCGCGATGACCACGCACTACGACGTCCAGCACGACCCGCTGGTCGCCGAGCACGCGGCGCTGCTCAAAGCGGCGACCGACACGGTCGCCGACCCGCAGATCCGCCACCGCGGCACGCTCGGCGGCGCGATCGCCCACGCCGACCCGGCGGGCGACCTGCTGGCGCCGGTGCTCGCGCTGGAAGCGTCGCTGGTGGTGGCCGGGCCCTCGGGGCGCCGGACGGTGCCGGCCGCGGAGTTCTTCCAGGACCTGTTCACCACGGCGCTGGCCCCGGACGAGCTGCTCGTCGAGGTCCGCGTGCCCAAGCACACCGGGTGGCGGGCGCACTACGAGAAGTTCAACCGGGTCGCCCAGGCGTGGTCGATGGTCGCGGTCGCGGTCACCGTCCGCACCGAGGCGGGCATCATCGAGGAAGCCAGGGTCGCGCTGACGAACATGGGCTCCACACCGGTACGCGCTTCGGGCGTCGAAGCGGCGCTGGTCGGCGTCCAGGCCGCGGCGGATTCGATCCGCGCGGCGGCGTCGCACGCGGCCGAGGGCACGAATCCGCCGGTCGACGGCAACGCCGACGTCGAATACCGCCGCCACCTGGCGAAGGTGCTGACGGGCCGGGCCATCGCGGCGGCGGCCGGGGCCTGA
- a CDS encoding xanthine dehydrogenase family protein molybdopterin-binding subunit, whose product MTATIEPEVGKSRRRKEDERLITGRTRWTDNLALPGMLHMAVLRSPFAHAKIVSIDTSAAKGAAGVVAVFTAKDLDPDSSIGMPCAWPITPDMKAPRRPVLAADQVNFAGEGVAVVVARTSAEAHDALEEIDVEYDELPVILDMEAAIADGAPLVHEDQGSNTSAVWKFDSAEAGTGGNVEEAISSAEVVVKRRFRQQRLVPAFMEPRACVVDPTGTQLTMWSATQVPHILRVMSALTLGIPEHKLRVIAPDVGGGFGGKIGVLPEEMMSLLVAQKLGKPVKWNETRSETMLAAHHGRDQIQDITISATRDGQVTGLKVELLANLGAYNGLVGTGVPILGAFMFNAIYKFPAYHFACTNVYTTTTLTDAYRGAGRPEATFAIERIMDELAVELGVDPLELREKNWIKHEEFPFTTVCGLTYDSGNYEAATAKAKQLFDYDGLRAEQEKRRASGDKVQLGIGISTFTEMCGLAPSRVLGSLDYGAGGWEHAAIRMLPTGKVEVITGASAHGQGHETAWSQIVADQLGVAFEDVEIIHGDTQSSHKGMDTYGSRSLVVGGIAVVKAAEKVVAKAKPIAAHLLECAEDDLEFANGKFTVKGTDTSTGIADIALAVFAAHNLPDGVEPSLDSDATFDPENFSYPHGTHLCAAEVDTETGRIKLRSYVCVDDVGVAVNPLIVEGQVHGGLAQGIAQALFEGTEHDESGTLTTGTFADYLLPSAADLPSFTTDRTETPSTTNPLGAKGVGEAGTIASTPAVVNAVIDAVRHFGVNDIEMPLTPMRVWHAMQHGTTDAGGPGRGEAGGGLGSIDASGGAQ is encoded by the coding sequence ATGACCGCCACGATCGAACCGGAGGTCGGGAAGTCCCGCCGCCGCAAGGAAGACGAACGGCTGATCACCGGCCGCACCCGCTGGACCGACAACCTCGCGCTGCCCGGGATGCTGCACATGGCGGTCCTGCGCAGCCCGTTCGCGCACGCCAAGATCGTCTCGATCGACACGTCGGCGGCGAAGGGTGCCGCCGGGGTGGTCGCCGTGTTCACCGCGAAGGACCTCGACCCGGACAGCTCGATCGGCATGCCCTGCGCGTGGCCGATCACGCCGGACATGAAGGCGCCGCGCCGCCCGGTGCTCGCCGCCGACCAGGTCAACTTCGCCGGTGAGGGCGTCGCGGTCGTCGTCGCGCGGACGTCGGCCGAAGCGCACGACGCGCTCGAGGAGATCGACGTCGAGTACGACGAGCTCCCGGTCATCCTCGACATGGAAGCCGCGATCGCCGACGGCGCCCCGCTCGTCCACGAAGACCAGGGCAGCAACACCAGCGCCGTCTGGAAGTTCGACTCGGCCGAAGCCGGCACCGGCGGCAACGTCGAAGAGGCCATCAGCTCGGCGGAGGTCGTCGTCAAGCGCCGCTTCCGCCAGCAGCGCCTGGTCCCCGCGTTCATGGAGCCGCGCGCCTGCGTCGTGGACCCGACGGGCACGCAGCTCACCATGTGGTCGGCCACCCAGGTGCCGCACATCCTGCGCGTGATGTCGGCGCTGACGCTCGGCATCCCCGAGCACAAGCTGCGCGTGATCGCCCCGGACGTCGGCGGCGGCTTCGGCGGCAAGATCGGCGTCCTGCCCGAAGAGATGATGTCGCTGCTGGTCGCGCAGAAGCTCGGCAAGCCGGTCAAGTGGAACGAGACGCGCTCGGAGACGATGCTCGCCGCGCACCACGGCCGCGACCAGATCCAGGACATCACCATCTCGGCCACCCGGGACGGACAGGTGACCGGCCTCAAGGTCGAGCTGCTCGCCAACCTCGGCGCGTACAACGGCCTGGTCGGCACCGGCGTGCCGATCCTCGGCGCGTTCATGTTCAACGCGATCTACAAGTTCCCGGCCTACCACTTCGCGTGCACCAACGTGTACACGACGACGACGCTGACCGACGCCTACCGCGGGGCCGGCCGGCCGGAAGCGACGTTCGCGATCGAGCGGATCATGGACGAGCTCGCCGTCGAGCTCGGCGTGGACCCTCTGGAGCTGCGCGAGAAGAACTGGATCAAGCACGAGGAGTTCCCGTTCACCACGGTGTGCGGGCTGACCTACGACTCGGGCAACTACGAAGCCGCGACGGCGAAGGCCAAGCAGCTCTTCGACTACGACGGCCTGCGCGCCGAGCAGGAGAAGCGCCGCGCGTCCGGCGACAAGGTCCAGCTCGGCATCGGCATCTCGACGTTCACCGAGATGTGCGGGCTCGCGCCGTCGCGGGTGCTCGGCTCGCTCGACTACGGCGCCGGCGGCTGGGAACACGCGGCGATCCGGATGCTCCCCACCGGCAAGGTCGAGGTCATCACCGGCGCGTCCGCGCACGGCCAGGGCCACGAAACGGCGTGGAGCCAGATCGTCGCCGACCAGCTCGGCGTCGCGTTCGAGGACGTCGAGATCATCCACGGCGACACCCAGTCCTCCCACAAGGGCATGGACACCTACGGGTCGCGCTCGCTGGTCGTCGGCGGGATCGCCGTCGTCAAGGCGGCGGAGAAGGTGGTCGCGAAGGCCAAGCCGATCGCGGCGCACCTGCTCGAATGCGCCGAGGACGACCTGGAGTTCGCGAACGGCAAGTTCACCGTGAAGGGCACCGACACCTCGACCGGCATCGCCGACATCGCGCTCGCGGTGTTCGCGGCGCACAACCTGCCCGACGGGGTCGAGCCGTCGCTCGACTCGGACGCCACGTTCGACCCGGAGAACTTCTCCTACCCGCACGGGACGCACCTGTGCGCGGCCGAGGTGGACACCGAGACGGGCCGGATCAAGCTGCGGTCCTACGTCTGCGTCGACGACGTCGGCGTCGCGGTGAACCCGCTGATCGTCGAGGGCCAGGTGCACGGCGGGCTCGCGCAGGGCATCGCGCAGGCGCTGTTCGAAGGCACCGAGCACGACGAGAGCGGCACGCTCACCACCGGCACGTTCGCCGACTACCTGCTGCCCTCGGCGGCCGACCTGCCGTCGTTCACCACCGACCGCACGGAAACGCCGTCGACGACCAACCCGCTGGGCGCCAAGGGCGTCGGCGAGGCGGGCACCATCGCCTCGACCCCGGCGGTGGTCAACGCGGTGATCGACGCCGTGCGCCACTTCGGGGTGAACGACATCGAGATGCCGTTGACGCCGATGCGGGTCTGGCACGCGATGCAGCACGGCACCACCGACGCGGGCGGCCCCGGCCGCGGCGAAGCCGGTGGCGGACTCGGTTCGATCGACGCCTCCGGAGGTGCGCAGTGA
- a CDS encoding discoidin domain-containing protein, giving the protein MLAAVVLLPSAIAAAATTQAADVLLSQGKPVATSTVESSSYAGTKAVDGSTTTRWASVEGADPQWLRIDLGQSAAVHRVVLNWEAAYAKKYRIEVSDDGTTFTTAATVDNGDGKTDDLTGLTAHGRFVRFVGLTRATSYGYSFWEMQVFGSTDSSGDTQAPTVPAGLTAGTATATGVPLSWSAATDNVGVAGYDVLRNGTVVATSATTSYTDTGLTPDTSYTYAVRARDNAGNVSAASTPVTVKTAAGSPGFTLAAAGDIAERCTSSSSSCAHVKTAKLVEAMNPAAVITMGDNQYDDAHLSDFKSYYDKTWGKFKSKTRPIPGNHETYDDTPYKGYDDYFGAIAKPNGKRYYSWEMGNWHFIALDSNDFATHEFGPDEQMAWLKQDLANNKKGCVAAYWHHPRWSSGDHGDNPDSIELWNLMAASKVDLVLNGHDHDYERFVPQNADGKADGGGPVEIVGGSGGASLYDLSSPHATTAKLLKTYGVLKLSMTDTSFQSQLIGVDGKVLDSSPTYTCH; this is encoded by the coding sequence GTGCTCGCCGCCGTGGTCCTGCTGCCCTCCGCCATCGCCGCGGCCGCCACCACCCAGGCCGCCGATGTGCTGCTCTCGCAGGGCAAGCCCGTCGCCACCTCGACCGTCGAAAGCTCGTCCTACGCCGGGACCAAGGCCGTCGACGGCAGCACCACCACCCGCTGGGCCAGCGTCGAAGGAGCCGACCCGCAGTGGCTGCGGATCGACCTCGGCCAGTCCGCCGCCGTCCACCGCGTGGTGCTGAACTGGGAAGCCGCCTACGCCAAGAAGTACCGCATCGAGGTCTCCGACGACGGCACGACGTTCACCACCGCCGCCACCGTCGACAACGGGGACGGCAAGACCGACGACCTGACCGGGCTCACCGCCCACGGCCGGTTCGTGCGCTTCGTCGGCCTCACTCGCGCCACCAGCTACGGCTACTCCTTCTGGGAGATGCAGGTCTTCGGCAGCACCGACTCCTCCGGCGACACGCAGGCCCCGACCGTCCCGGCCGGGCTCACCGCCGGCACCGCGACCGCCACCGGCGTCCCGCTGAGCTGGAGCGCCGCCACCGACAACGTCGGCGTCGCCGGGTACGACGTGCTGCGCAACGGAACCGTCGTCGCCACCAGCGCGACGACGTCCTACACCGACACCGGGCTGACGCCGGACACCAGCTACACCTACGCGGTCCGCGCGCGCGACAACGCGGGCAACGTCTCGGCCGCGAGCACGCCCGTCACGGTGAAGACCGCGGCCGGCAGCCCGGGGTTCACCCTCGCCGCCGCCGGTGACATCGCCGAACGCTGCACCTCCAGCAGTTCCAGCTGCGCCCACGTCAAGACCGCGAAGCTCGTCGAGGCCATGAACCCCGCGGCCGTGATCACCATGGGGGACAACCAGTACGACGACGCGCACCTGTCGGACTTCAAGTCCTACTACGACAAGACCTGGGGCAAGTTCAAGAGCAAGACCCGCCCGATCCCCGGCAACCACGAGACCTACGACGACACGCCGTACAAGGGCTACGACGACTACTTCGGCGCCATCGCGAAGCCGAACGGCAAGCGGTACTACAGCTGGGAAATGGGCAACTGGCACTTCATCGCCCTGGACTCCAACGACTTCGCCACCCACGAGTTCGGCCCGGACGAGCAGATGGCGTGGCTGAAGCAGGATCTCGCGAACAACAAGAAGGGCTGCGTCGCCGCCTACTGGCACCACCCGCGGTGGAGCTCCGGTGACCACGGCGACAACCCCGACAGCATCGAGCTGTGGAACCTCATGGCGGCCAGCAAGGTCGACCTGGTCCTCAACGGCCACGACCACGACTACGAGCGGTTCGTCCCGCAGAACGCCGACGGCAAGGCGGACGGAGGCGGCCCGGTCGAGATCGTCGGCGGCTCCGGCGGGGCGAGCCTCTACGACCTGAGCTCGCCGCACGCCACGACCGCGAAGCTGCTCAAGACCTACGGCGTGCTCAAGCTGTCCATGACCGACACGAGCTTCCAGTCGCAGCTCATCGGCGTCGACGGCAAGGTCCTGGACAGCAGCCCGACCTACACCTGCCACTAG
- a CDS encoding NAD(P)-binding domain-containing protein yields the protein MSGADHETDVVVIGAGQAGLSAAYHLRRAGFANRTGFVVLDHGKRAGGAWQYRWPSLVLGKVHGIHDLPGMAFGSPDVTRPASEVVSEYFARFESVYDLPVQRPVDVRSVTRAGDRLVVSSPAESWAARAVISATGTWDRPFWPHYPGQETFAGRQVHTADYAGPEDFRGERVVVVGGGASAVQLLMEFAPLARATAWVTRRPPVWRDEPFSENWGRNAVAKVDERVRAGLPPESVVSVTDLAVTPEVRAARAAGILERRPMFARIVPSGVEWADGTRFDADVILWATGFRAAIDHLAPLHIREPGGGIRVDGTRVALEPRLHLVGYGPSASTVGANRAGRAAVSEIRKLLTTA from the coding sequence ATGAGCGGCGCGGATCACGAGACGGACGTGGTGGTGATCGGGGCCGGCCAGGCGGGCCTGTCCGCGGCGTACCACCTGCGGCGCGCCGGCTTCGCCAACCGGACCGGCTTCGTCGTGCTGGACCACGGGAAGCGCGCCGGGGGAGCGTGGCAGTACCGGTGGCCGTCGCTGGTGCTCGGCAAGGTGCACGGCATCCACGACCTGCCCGGCATGGCCTTCGGCTCCCCGGACGTGACGCGCCCCGCCTCCGAAGTCGTTTCCGAGTACTTCGCGCGCTTCGAAAGCGTGTACGACCTCCCGGTGCAGCGCCCGGTCGACGTCCGGTCGGTGACGCGGGCGGGCGACCGGCTGGTGGTTTCGAGCCCGGCGGAGTCCTGGGCGGCGCGGGCCGTGATCAGCGCGACCGGCACCTGGGACCGGCCGTTCTGGCCGCACTACCCGGGTCAGGAGACGTTCGCCGGCCGCCAGGTGCACACCGCGGACTACGCCGGGCCCGAGGACTTCCGCGGCGAGCGGGTGGTCGTCGTCGGCGGCGGCGCGTCGGCCGTGCAGCTGCTGATGGAGTTCGCCCCGCTCGCCCGCGCGACGGCGTGGGTGACGCGGCGCCCGCCGGTCTGGCGGGACGAGCCGTTCAGCGAGAACTGGGGACGCAACGCCGTCGCGAAGGTCGACGAGCGCGTGCGGGCCGGGCTGCCGCCGGAGAGCGTGGTGAGCGTGACCGACCTGGCCGTGACGCCGGAGGTGCGGGCCGCGCGGGCGGCCGGGATCCTGGAGCGCCGCCCGATGTTCGCCCGGATCGTGCCCTCGGGCGTCGAGTGGGCGGACGGCACGCGCTTCGACGCCGACGTGATCCTGTGGGCCACCGGCTTCCGCGCGGCGATCGACCACCTCGCCCCGCTGCACATCCGCGAGCCGGGCGGCGGAATCCGCGTGGACGGCACGCGGGTGGCGCTCGAGCCGCGGCTGCACCTGGTGGGGTACGGGCCGTCGGCGAGCACTGTGGGGGCGAACCGCGCGGGGCGGGCCGCGGTGAGCGAGATCCGGAAGCTCCTGACCACGGCCTGA
- a CDS encoding XdhC/CoxI family protein yields the protein MRDVLDDVFRRWTDGETVGLGTVVATFSSAPRAPGAAMVVAPDGTVAGSVSGGCVEGAVYELAQEVVAERKPVLQRYGVTDDDAFAVGLTCGGIIDIYVEHVDRASMPELGDVVASVRGGEPVAVVTVIEHEREGLVGEHMIVWPDRTAGSLGSSRMDDAVADDARGLLASGRTGTLHYGPDGQRRGEGMAVFVNSFEPPPRLLVFGAIDFAAAMARMGGYLGYQVTVCDARPVFATSSRFPDAHEVVVDWPHRYLKAEADAGRIDQRTAIAVLTHDPKFDVPLLEIALRLEVGYVGAMGSRKTHDDRFARLREAGITEGELERLSSPIGLDLGARTPEETAVSIAAEIIALRWGGGGKRLAELTGRIHG from the coding sequence ATGCGTGACGTACTGGACGACGTGTTCCGCCGCTGGACCGACGGCGAGACCGTCGGACTCGGCACCGTGGTCGCCACCTTCTCGTCGGCGCCGCGCGCGCCCGGCGCCGCGATGGTCGTCGCCCCCGACGGCACCGTCGCCGGCAGCGTGTCCGGCGGCTGCGTCGAAGGCGCGGTCTACGAGCTCGCGCAGGAGGTCGTCGCCGAGCGCAAGCCGGTGCTGCAGCGCTACGGCGTCACCGACGACGACGCGTTCGCGGTGGGCCTGACCTGCGGCGGGATCATCGACATCTACGTCGAGCACGTCGACCGCGCGTCGATGCCGGAGCTCGGCGACGTCGTCGCGTCGGTGCGCGGCGGCGAGCCCGTCGCCGTGGTGACGGTGATCGAGCACGAGCGTGAGGGCCTGGTCGGCGAGCACATGATCGTCTGGCCGGACCGCACCGCGGGCTCGCTCGGGTCGTCGCGGATGGACGACGCGGTGGCCGACGACGCGCGCGGCCTGCTGGCCAGCGGCCGCACCGGCACCCTGCACTACGGCCCGGACGGGCAGCGCCGCGGCGAGGGCATGGCGGTGTTCGTCAACTCGTTCGAGCCGCCGCCCCGGCTGCTGGTCTTCGGCGCGATCGACTTCGCCGCCGCGATGGCCCGCATGGGGGGCTACCTCGGCTACCAGGTCACGGTGTGCGACGCGCGGCCGGTGTTCGCCACCAGCAGCCGCTTCCCGGACGCGCACGAGGTCGTCGTCGACTGGCCGCACCGCTACCTGAAGGCGGAGGCGGACGCGGGGCGGATCGACCAGCGCACGGCGATCGCGGTGCTGACCCACGACCCGAAGTTCGACGTGCCGCTGCTGGAGATCGCGCTGCGCCTGGAGGTCGGTTACGTCGGCGCGATGGGCTCCCGCAAGACCCACGATGACCGGTTCGCCCGCTTGCGCGAAGCCGGGATCACCGAGGGGGAGCTGGAACGGCTGTCCTCGCCGATCGGTCTCGACCTCGGTGCCCGGACACCGGAAGAAACCGCCGTCTCGATCGCCGCGGAGATCATCGCGCTTCGGTGGGGTGGCGGCGGCAAGCGGCTCGCCGAGCTGACCGGACGCATTCACGGCTGA
- a CDS encoding VWA domain-containing protein, translating to MTTAADPVAGYAGFAAALREAGVACDAHRVQAYLAAVAEIDVAEPTQLYWAGRLTLCSSPDDLPSYEEAFSQWFSIETPTPQRTKTAAPKQARIAPLVDAEGGDAEGGDGQDQLKVAASAQEVLRHRDLAALTTAEREHLRELLATLKPVPPKRPAARRTSSRRGRLDPSRTLRAMLASGGEPLKLVHARRGTRPRRVVLLIDVSGSMSPYADALLRFAHVLTRSAPQAVEVFTLGTRLTRVSRQLRQRDPERAMLAAGSAVPDFAGGTRLGETLQAFLDRWGRRGVARRAVVTVFSDGWERGDTGLLGEQLAHLRRLAHAVFWVNPHAGRAGYAPVQSGIVAALPHIDRLLAGHTLATLEQLLREIADA from the coding sequence ATGACCACCGCCGCCGATCCCGTCGCCGGGTACGCCGGGTTCGCCGCCGCGTTGCGCGAAGCCGGGGTGGCCTGCGACGCCCACCGCGTGCAGGCCTACCTGGCCGCCGTCGCCGAGATCGACGTCGCCGAGCCCACGCAGCTGTACTGGGCCGGCCGGCTGACGCTGTGCTCGAGCCCCGACGACCTCCCGAGTTACGAAGAAGCCTTCAGTCAGTGGTTTTCCATCGAGACGCCGACCCCGCAGCGCACGAAGACCGCCGCGCCGAAGCAGGCCCGGATCGCGCCGCTCGTCGACGCCGAGGGCGGGGACGCCGAGGGCGGCGATGGCCAGGACCAGCTGAAAGTCGCCGCGAGCGCCCAGGAAGTGCTGCGCCACCGCGACCTCGCCGCGCTGACCACGGCCGAACGCGAACACCTGCGTGAGCTGCTGGCCACCCTCAAACCGGTGCCCCCGAAACGGCCGGCCGCCCGGCGGACGTCGTCGCGGCGCGGCCGGCTCGACCCGTCGCGCACGCTGCGCGCCATGCTCGCGAGCGGTGGCGAGCCGCTCAAGCTCGTGCACGCCCGCCGCGGCACGCGCCCGCGCCGGGTGGTGCTGCTCATCGACGTTTCCGGTTCGATGAGCCCGTACGCCGACGCGCTGCTGCGGTTCGCCCACGTCCTGACGCGGTCCGCGCCCCAGGCGGTCGAGGTCTTCACCCTCGGCACGCGCCTCACGCGGGTGTCGCGCCAGCTGCGCCAGCGGGACCCGGAACGCGCCATGCTCGCGGCCGGTTCCGCGGTGCCCGATTTCGCCGGTGGCACCCGGCTCGGCGAGACGCTGCAGGCGTTCCTCGACCGCTGGGGCCGCCGCGGGGTGGCCCGCCGCGCGGTGGTCACGGTGTTCTCCGACGGCTGGGAGCGCGGCGACACCGGCCTGCTCGGCGAGCAGCTCGCCCACCTGCGCCGGCTCGCGCACGCCGTATTCTGGGTGAATCCCCACGCCGGAAGGGCGGGGTACGCTCCGGTCCAGTCGGGCATCGTCGCGGCGCTGCCCCACATCGACCGGCTGCTGGCCGGGCACACCCTGGCCACCTTGGAACAACTGCTCCGGGAGATTGCCGATGCGTGA
- a CDS encoding (2Fe-2S)-binding protein produces MRITVTVDGTKYTDEVEPRTLLVHHLREKLGKVGTVVGCDTSNCGACTVHLDGHSVKSCSVLAVQADGCEVTTIEGLARDGQLHPVQKAFHDNHALQCGFCTPGMIMQSIDLLADNPDPDEQAVREGLEGNLCRCTGYQNIVRAVRDAAQNMSPGAGPEAERISENKHVGVGGD; encoded by the coding sequence ATGCGCATCACCGTCACCGTCGACGGGACGAAGTACACCGACGAAGTCGAGCCCCGCACCCTGCTCGTGCACCACCTGCGCGAAAAGCTTGGCAAGGTCGGGACCGTCGTCGGCTGCGACACCAGCAACTGCGGCGCGTGCACCGTCCACCTGGACGGTCACAGCGTGAAGTCCTGCTCCGTGCTGGCCGTGCAGGCCGACGGCTGCGAGGTCACCACCATCGAAGGCCTCGCCCGGGACGGGCAGCTGCACCCGGTGCAGAAAGCCTTCCACGACAACCACGCCCTGCAGTGCGGGTTCTGCACGCCCGGGATGATCATGCAGTCGATCGACCTGCTGGCCGACAACCCGGATCCGGACGAACAGGCCGTCCGGGAAGGACTCGAAGGCAACCTCTGCCGCTGCACCGGCTACCAGAACATCGTCCGCGCGGTCCGCGACGCCGCGCAGAACATGAGTCCCGGCGCCGGCCCCGAAGCGGAACGGATCTCCGAGAACAAGCACGTCGGCGTGGGTGGTGACTGA
- a CDS encoding GGDEF domain-containing protein, protein MWTAAKTRWIVYALSCELLAVGATAVALGTGFGEPVRPVWFAVLVALGVAQAEMSRRIERLRRWMSGQTHINVTSVWYLAGVVLLPPAWVALLALVLYAHLWARVWRQVRTRPAHRFVASTAWAMLSCFAASSVLAVLGLHGTPLQTPRGLFALCLAAAVFELVNIGLVAAGIYLYTSQRSAADLIGTWEDNAFELATLCLGGLAALALVEQPVLVVFVVAPLLLLHRYLLLKQQLQVAAVTDEKTGLLNTAGWHDSAVREHARALRRGTGSRFAVLMIDLDHFKKINDTYGHLTGDDVLAAVAVAISGSVRQGDTVGRFGGEEFVVLLPGIGHGDVLAIAERVRVAVGELNVVISTGGGTVRVSGLSVSIGVACHPGSGHALDDVLRAADAALYRAKEAGRNRVAV, encoded by the coding sequence ATGTGGACCGCCGCGAAAACGCGGTGGATCGTCTACGCCCTCAGCTGCGAGCTGCTCGCCGTCGGCGCGACCGCCGTCGCGCTGGGTACCGGGTTCGGGGAGCCGGTGCGGCCGGTCTGGTTCGCGGTGCTCGTCGCGCTCGGGGTGGCGCAGGCCGAAATGTCGCGCCGCATCGAACGGCTGCGGCGGTGGATGAGCGGGCAGACGCACATCAACGTCACCTCGGTCTGGTACCTCGCCGGCGTCGTGCTGCTGCCGCCCGCCTGGGTCGCGCTGCTCGCCCTCGTGCTCTACGCCCACCTGTGGGCCCGGGTGTGGCGCCAGGTCCGGACGCGGCCCGCGCACCGCTTCGTCGCGAGCACCGCGTGGGCGATGCTCTCCTGCTTCGCGGCTTCGTCGGTGCTCGCCGTGCTGGGGTTGCACGGGACGCCGTTGCAGACCCCGCGCGGGTTGTTCGCGCTCTGCCTCGCCGCGGCGGTGTTCGAGCTGGTGAACATCGGACTCGTGGCGGCGGGCATCTACCTCTACACGAGCCAGCGCTCGGCGGCCGACCTCATCGGGACCTGGGAGGACAACGCCTTCGAGCTGGCGACCCTCTGCCTCGGCGGGCTGGCCGCCTTGGCGCTGGTCGAGCAGCCCGTCCTGGTCGTGTTCGTGGTCGCGCCGTTGCTGCTGCTGCACCGGTACCTGCTGCTGAAGCAGCAGCTGCAGGTCGCCGCCGTCACCGACGAGAAGACCGGGCTGCTCAACACCGCCGGCTGGCACGACTCCGCCGTCCGGGAGCACGCCCGCGCGCTGCGCCGTGGCACCGGCAGCCGCTTCGCCGTGCTGATGATCGACCTCGACCACTTCAAGAAGATCAACGACACCTACGGCCACCTCACCGGCGACGACGTGCTGGCGGCCGTGGCGGTGGCGATCTCCGGCTCGGTGCGCCAAGGCGACACGGTCGGCCGGTTCGGCGGCGAGGAGTTCGTGGTGCTGCTGCCGGGCATCGGCCACGGCGACGTGCTCGCCATCGCCGAACGCGTGCGGGTGGCGGTCGGCGAGCTCAACGTGGTCATCTCGACCGGCGGCGGGACGGTCCGGGTGAGCGGGCTGTCGGTGTCGATCGGGGTGGCGTGCCACCCCGGCAGCGGCCATGCGCTCGACGACGTGCTCCGCGCCGCCGACGCGGCGCTGTACCGGGCGAAGGAAGCCGGCCGCAACCGCGTCGCCGTGTGA
- a CDS encoding SRPBCC family protein, protein MRLDHEFTVPAPIGEVWQAVVDPERVAPCMPGATLTKVEGDAFSGTVKVKLGPISLLYKGKGEFLEKDETAHKVTIKASGKDSRGAGTASATVTLTLTESDGGTHGSVATDLAITGKPAQFGRGLISEVGGKILDTFAGCLSGKLAPEPAAAPAAAPAPEPAVAAAPEPAVKPAPTTAEINTEPRPSAPQPDRPPLRSVPAAPETEAIDLLDYAGQSVLKRLAPVLLGIAAVAGVIAIIRALRK, encoded by the coding sequence GTGCGGCTCGACCACGAATTCACCGTCCCGGCCCCGATCGGCGAGGTCTGGCAGGCGGTCGTCGACCCCGAGCGCGTCGCCCCGTGCATGCCGGGCGCCACGCTGACCAAGGTCGAAGGGGACGCCTTCAGCGGGACGGTGAAGGTCAAGCTCGGGCCGATTTCGCTGCTCTACAAGGGGAAGGGCGAGTTCCTCGAGAAGGACGAGACCGCGCACAAGGTCACGATCAAGGCCTCGGGCAAGGACTCGCGGGGGGCCGGCACGGCGTCCGCGACGGTCACCCTGACGTTGACGGAGAGCGACGGCGGCACCCACGGTTCGGTGGCGACCGACCTGGCGATCACCGGCAAGCCGGCCCAGTTCGGGCGGGGCCTGATCAGCGAGGTGGGCGGCAAGATCCTGGACACGTTCGCGGGGTGCCTGTCGGGGAAGCTCGCTCCGGAGCCGGCTGCCGCTCCTGCCGCCGCTCCGGCGCCTGAGCCCGCTGTCGCGGCGGCGCCCGAGCCCGCGGTGAAGCCCGCGCCGACGACGGCGGAGATCAATACCGAACCCCGGCCTTCGGCACCGCAGCCGGACCGCCCGCCGCTGCGCAGCGTCCCGGCGGCCCCGGAGACCGAAGCGATCGACCTGCTCGACTACGCGGGGCAGTCGGTCTTGAAGCGGCTGGCGCCGGTGCTGCTCGGCATCGCCGCGGTGGCCGGCGTGATCGCGATCATCCGCGCGCTGCGCAAGTAA